The nucleotide window GTCTCACCGGGGAGGTACCCGTCAGTGCGGATGTCCAGACCCGGCACCCGGCCCTTGAGCGTCTCGGCCACGTTGGTCGTCGCGATCTCGCGGACCTGTTCCTGGTTCACCGATCCGACGGCGCCAGTGACGTCGCGCCGGAGCTGCGTGCCGTAGCCGACCGCCACGATTCCCTCGAGGTCAATCGCCGATTGGGAGAGGGTGAAGTTTGCGGTCGCGGTCTGCCCGGCAGTCACGGTTACCGTCGCGGTCTGCTCCGAGTAGCCGATCCTCCCCGCGCGGACCTGGTGCGTGCCGGCGGGTACGTTGGTGATGGTGAAGCGGCCCTGCGCATCAGTGAGTGCGCCCAGCCCGGCCGTTCCGAGCGTCACTGCCGCGCCATCCAGCGGCGCCCCCGCGGCATCGGTCACGACCCCCGTGACCTGACCCGTGCTTTGCGCCGCTGCTTGCGAGGCCGTAAACAGCCCAGCCAGCAGGAGTAACACCAGACGTTTCATCGATAGGTCTCCCCTTAGGTGGATCGATGAAGAATGGCCGGCCCTCGCCGGCCGTGGGACAACCGTGTGGTCCGAGATCGAGTCAGGGATGTACGCAGGTATTCTAGGGCGCTCCTGGAGAGGGCCTTGGGGAAGGCGGCGACGGCCGCCAGATCAACGTGCGGTCTTATGTGTAGGGGAAGCGGTCAGAACGGTCTGAGAAGGGCCTCGACGAAATCTTCTACGATCCGTGATCCTGCTTCCGGACTGCTCTACCAACCCGGCTATCGGAACAACGCGATGTATGCCTGCGGCGAGGGGCTCCAAGAGCCCGACGCGGGAGTCGAGATATCGATGAAAGGGGCGCGGCCTTCTACCGCACCCCGGATGTAGCTCAAAGAAGCGCGTCAACGATATCGCGATCCCTCTTCCTTGTCAAACCTTTCCATTTCGGGGCCGACCCAAGCCCCGATCGACAGAATCCACGCGGTTCACGACCGAGCAGGTATACCCATGCTTCGTGGGTAAGGCGAGTCTGTGAGGGGAGTGGTTCCCCGACGAACTTTTTAGCGCTGGTTGTAGGCCGTCGTCGTGATGAGGATCACACCGTTCGCGCCGCGAGCGCCGTACGCACCGGTCGAGCCGGCGTCCTTCAGGACGTCGATGCGGGCAATGTTTCCCGGCGACAGGTTCGCCAGCGCCGCGTGCATCACACTGGGGTTGATCGGCATCCCGTCGATCACCAGCAGGGGCTCGTTGCTTCCGATCAGAGAGCGCGTCCCCCGAATGCGGAAGGAGTAGTCTCCGTTCGGCATACGCGTCACCAGCACGCCGGGCATCCGGTCCCGGATGAGCTCTTCGACCCGCGTGACGCGCATCGTCTCGATCTCCTCCGCGGTCAGCGAGGCAACCGACCCGGTCACATCCTCGGAATCGACCCGGTCGTAGCCGATCGTTACCTGCTCTCGAGGACCGATGTCGCGCGCTCGACGTGACGTGGAGCAGGCTGCCAAGGTCACCACCGCCAGCAGCGGTATGAGGTAGATCCGACCGGGAGCCGCGTGGGTGCGCATGCCTCCCTCACTTTTCCTGGGTCCCGTCCGCGTACCCGGACCTTCCGGGCCAACCGGCCGGGAGTTCGGTGAATCAGCGTTCTCACCGCGCCGGCCAAGCGGTCGATAGCGAGGACGCCGACCTCCGATCTAGCATATGTAGCGCCCGCGGGAAGTGCGCAGCGCGCACAGATCCGCGATCGGAGGAGTTCTGTTCGGGATGGGCCGGAGCTGGACGCCCGTAGCCAGGATGATGGGATGGCACAGTCATCATATGACTGGATCAATATTTTGTCCAGGGTCTTGTGCAGGGAAAGATCGGCGCGCCATCTCGGCTATCGGGACGACCGGACGCCACGCCGGCGCAGCACGACGGCCACCTCCCCCTCCTCATCCGGCGCCAGGCGGACTCCCGCCGGAAGGCTCAGGCTCGCGGTGGTCGTTCCCACGCGGAGCAGTCGTCCGAGGTCGATCGGCTCTGTGGGAATGGCAGTGGGCGGTGTTACGTCCTCGGCGAGGAGGACCGTCACGGTGCGCGGCTCGGTGGTCAGTTGGAGAGTATCGGCGAGTGCCTGTCGGGTCCGAACCTGAATCGGGACGTCGATGGCCATCTGGGGCTGAGCCTCCACCCTGATCTCCGACGGGCGGACCTGGACCAGCTCCAGCCCCGAGGGGAGCGTCAGGTTCTCCGCGGTGATGGGGAGCACGTTGGTGCCGGAATCGGGCTGCGACAGATCGAACGAGATCACCAGCTCACCGCGATCCAGCCGGCCGAACGCCTGCTCGGACCCGCTCAGCGTCACCATTGCCGTGGGAACGGTATCGCTCACCAATGCCCATTCCGGCGGCAGGTTCCGAAACTCGATCGGAACCGCGAAGGTGCGGGACACTGTGTCGGCGCTGAAGGAGAAGAGCAGCCAGGTGAGCACGGCGAAGCCCACCGACATCGCCGCGGTCTCCAGCGTCGTGCGGCTCCTCCACTCGGGCCTCCCATCCCCTCCTTCAGTGTAGTGTTCGTTCCAGAAGTGAATGAGGCGCTGCGACAGCTCGGAGAGCGACTCCATCTCCGTGAGAGTACCGTCCTGAGCGACGCTGATGGTCCCCCGCTCTTCGGAGATCACCAGAACGAAGGCGTCGGTCTCGTTCGCCAGCCCCAGCGCCGCTGCGTGCCGGGTGCCTCCATAGCGGCTCACCTCAGGAATCTGAGACGCCAGCGGCAGGTGGGCGGCGAAGCGGACCACTCGATCGCCTTCCAGGAGCACCGCACCGTCGTGACCCGCGCTCTCTGGCTGAAAGATGCTCTCGAGCAGGGGTCGGCTCACCAGCCCGTCCAGCTCGATCCCGCCCTGGATGTGCGGATCCCATGAATCGCGACCCTTCAGGGCGATGATCGCACCTACGTGATCCTCGGCAAGGCGGTTCGCGACCTCGATGAGGGTATCGACCGTCGTGCCTCCTGCCTGCGACTCCTGCCGTTGCGTGTCCCCCCAGGCGCCGAGGCGATCGAGCAGCCGCCGAATGTCGGACTGGAAGACGACCACCGCCGCGATCAGAAAGCCGATCGAAACGAGCTGGAGGAGCTGGCGGAAGAGGTAGAGGTGGACGATGTCGGCGAGGAGATAGACGATCGCCAGCAGCCCGCAGAGGGCCATGATACGGCGCGCCGCGCTCCCCGAGCTGCTCCGGCGCAACCAGGTGATGCCCACGAAGAAGAATGCCGCGACCAGCAGGATGTCCGCGATATCGGCGAGCTGTACCGCGCGCGTGAGGTCCCTGAAAAAGGCGTCCATGCCCTTGCCATGGTGCACGCTGCGGGCCGCCGAGGGTGGGAAGTCATGCCATCACGCCACCCGTCGCGCCGCGGGACCGGCGTCGCTGGAGAAGAAGACCGCCTTCCCGGCGCGACCGGGAAAGTCAGCGGCGTAGGCGGATCGCCATTCAGACAGGAAGCGCTCGACCTCGGTCTCCGGAACGAGGGCCCAGACGCTGCCTCCGTAGCCGGCGCCGAAAGCGGAGGCCGCCACGGCACCCAGGCGCCGCGCCGCGCGCGCAAGCTCCACGGTCTCGGGAATCTGGTTACCGAGGAGGGTCTCCGCCGCGCGCTGCGACTCGTCCACCAGTTCTCCGAAGCGATCCAGCCGCCCTTCCGCCAGCGCGTTGGCGGCGGCGGGGATCAGCACCTCGCTCTCCAACACGAAGTGGTCGAGCCGGGCGGCGAGGTCACGCGGGGGGAAGCCGAGTCGCTCAGGGGACTGCAACAGCGCTCGCAGCCGGTCGGCGGCGTCGGGGGAGGAGCGCAGTGCCGCGGCCAGGCTGACCGCGGGCGCCCCGCCCGAACGGATCCAGAGGTCGCGCAGGGCACGGGCGAGCGCCGAGGCGCGGTTGTAGTGCTCGCGCATGGCCCCGGTTTTCTCCGCCTGCACCCCACTCGCCGCGAGAGCGAAGCGGTAGCCGGACAGCATCGGCAGGGTCCGTTCGCGGGCGGCCGGCACGAAGCGGTACTGCAGAAGGGTCCGCTCGCGCGCCTGCAGGATTGCGGTGTGGTCCTCGCTTCCCCCGTGCGTCCCGACCCCCGAATCCCCCGCCAGCCGACCGAACCCCTGTCCACTCTCCACCGCGGCGAGGTAGGAGGCGAGCGCATCCAGGTCGGTGATCGCTTCCCGGAAGAGCGGCCGATCCTGTAGCCGGTTCGCCGCGGCCAGGCAGAGGAAGATCCCGATGATGAGCGCGCTGGAGCTGCTCATACCAGAGGCCGGCGGCAGGTCGCTGCTCAGGGCCACGTCGACGCCGCGCCGGAGCTCGGAGAAATTGCGCGCCAGCCGGCGCACGGTTGTCATCGGATAGTTGGTCCACCCGATGCCCGGCTGCAGGTCCGGCCTGATTTCGAAGTCGACGGCGTCCCTGAGGTCGAGCGCCTCTACCCACACCCGGGGCTGGTCCCGCTCCGTGGATACAAGCGTGAAGCCACGCTCCACCGCGGCGAGAAGGCTGCGCCCCCCCGCGTAGTCGGTGTGCTTGCCGAGCACCTCGATCCGGCCGGGTACCAGAAAGACCTTGGCGGGAGTTTTCGGGGGGTGGCCGCGGCGCAGCAACGCGCGGGCGCAGAGGGCCACGCTGGTCGGAGCACTCCTGGTCCAGTGTCCCTGGAGGCGCGAGAGCAGCGGATGGCGCCCGTCGGCGAGGTCGCCGAGGGGCGCTCCTGCGCCGAGTCCGGGATCGGTGAAGCCGGAGATCAGAGGCGCACCTCGACTTCGCTGAGCCGCTCTTTTACGGCGGCGATGTCGGCGCGCGAGGAGAGATCGAGGACACCGCCTGAGGCGGGTACCACGACGAACTTCATCCCCATGTGGTCGATCGCGTACTGAACCGCCCGCGGGATCTCCAGCTCTCCACGCTCCGAGACCGGGATGGCCCGGCATGCTTCGAAGATTTCCGGCGTGAAGCACCAGCAGTTCATGCTGACCAGCGCCCCCGGACCGAGCTCGCGAGCGATCTCCGGGTCGGGCTTCTCCACCACTTTCGTGAGGGTGCCGTCCGGCGCTGTCTGGAGCAGCGCGAAGCTCAGAATGCGCTCCGGACCGATATTTCCGTCCCGGATCAGGCTCTCACGCTCGAATCCGAGCAGGCTGGGGGCGCCCTGGCGACGCAGAGCCACCAGCGCCTCGACCGGATAGTAGTTGTCGGAGTTCAGCACGACGAAGGGATTTCCGTCCACGAATCCGCTCGCCGCGAGCACGGCGTCCGCCGTGCCAAGCGGGCGCTCCTGTACGGCGAAGTGGACGTTGATCCGGCGCGGGGCATCCGGCCCACCATAGCGCTCCCGCACGACGTCGTGCTCCGGGCCGACAACCAGACAGGCGTCGCTGAAGCCGGCGTCAGCCAGGCCGGAAAGAACGAAGTCGAGAAAGGGCCGCCCGACCGGGATCATCGCCTTCAGGCCAGTCGCCGCGACTGCAGCCTGCTCCGCATCGAGTCGGGCCGAATCGTCGTTGCGGCGCATCCGCGTGCCCAGCCCGCGGGCCAGCACGACCGCCCGGGTTGCCTGCCCTTCGCTCATCCCCTACCCACCTCTACCGGTTCCGCCTCCTCGGAGCCGCCCGATCGTACTCCAGGCGACATACGCGGCAGGATGCGCATCAGCCCGCCCACGCTGATAACGAAGAGGACCAGCCAGACCATCCCCTGCGCGATCTCGCCGTACAGAAAGCTGCCGCTCCCGAATAGTGCTCCGTAGATGGCCGTGCACCCCAGCACCCACCCGAGCAGCGCCTGCGGAAGGCTGTCACCCGCGGTGACGGGGCCCGCCCGCTCCGCGATCGGCCTCCACCCCGGTCCCCCGGGTCGCACGAGGCGGTAGAACTCAATCAGCGTCTCTTCCGAGCTCGGGCGGGTCAGGTAGGTCGTGACCACCCAGATGGCCGTGGTGACGGCCACCGTCACGAGCAGCGACACGTGCGCCGGGATGGTACCGCCACGCTGTGCCGCGATGAAGAAGCCCACAGACACGACGAAGGAGCTGGCCATCGCGGCCACCTCGGTCCAGGCATTGATCCGCCACCAGTACCACCGCAGCAGGTAGATCAGGCCGGTGCCGGCGCCGATGGACATCAGCAGCTCGAAGGCCTGACGGGCTGAATCGAGGACCAGCGTGACCCCGGCGGCGACCAGCATCAGTAGTCCGGTGACCACGCGTCCCACGAAGACGTAGTGGCGTTCGGTCGCATCCGGCCGGATGAATCGCCGGTAGAGGTCGTGCACCAGGTATGAAGTACCCCAGTTCAGGTGGGTTGAGATGGTGGAGACGTAGGCGGCCAGCATCCCCGCGATCATCAGGCCCAGCAACCCTGCGGGGAGGAAGGTCAGCATGGCGGGATAGGCCATGTCGTGACCGATCAGGCTGCGGTCGACGTAGGGGAAGGCGGCGGCGATGTCGTCCAGCGTAGGAAAGACGAGGATGGACGCGAGCGCCACCAGGATCCACGGCCATGGGCGTAGAGCATAGTGCGCCGCGTTGAAGAAGAGCGTCCCGGAAAGGGCGTCCCGCTCGCTCCGGGCGGCCAACATCCGCTGCGCGATGTAGCTACCTCCGCCCGGCTCCGCCCCCGGGTACCAGACCGACCACCACTGCACGGTCAGCGGAATGACCAGCAGCGTGAGCGTCAGGGACCAGTCACCAAAGTCCGGCAGCAGGTGGAGCGTCTGCGCGGGAACACGCTCCAGCAGCCCGGAGAGCCCGCCCACTTGCGGTTGCCGAAGTGCGAAGACCGCGGCCGCGATAGCGCCGGTCATCGCCACGACGAACTGGATGAGATCCGTCACCATCACCCCCCACAAACCGGAGATGGCGGCGAAGGCGATGCTGATGATGACGCAGTAGGTGAGCGTCTTGCCGATAGGCCAGCCCAGCAGCACGGCGGCGATCTTGGCGGCGGCCAGGTTCACCGACGCCATGATCACGCAGTTGAAGAAGAGCCCTAGGTAGACCGCGCGGAACCCGCGCACGAAGGTCGCCGCCCTGCCCGAATAGCGGATCTCGTAGAACTCGAGGTCGGTGAGCACGCGGGAGCGGCGCCAGAGGCGGGCGTAGAAGAAGACGGTGGCCATGCCCGTGAGCAGGAACGCCCACCAGGCCCAGTTGCCAGCCACGCCGCTCTCGCGCACGAGGTTGGTGACCAGGTTCGGGGTATCCGTGCTGAAGGTCGTGGCGACCATCGACACCCCGATCAGCCACCAGGGCGCGGCCTGTCCGGAGGTGAAGAACTCCGCCGTGCTCGACCCTGCCCTGCGGGCCAGCAGGATCGCCGGGACGAACGAGATGGCGATCGACAGGATGATGATTGCCCAATCGATGGGAGCGAGGTGCATACGAGCGGCGGGTAGAAGGCGTCGGTCCGAGTGGACGAATCAGGAACAGCGTACCGCCCCGGCGAGCCGTTGCGGGTCCGTCGAACACTCCTGATTCGCAGGTCGTAGCTCCTGGCTGCCTCGGCTCACAGAACCGCCTGCCGGTACAGTCCGATCGTCGAGATGCGTGGCACGTCCAGCGCCGATTCGATGGAGAGGCGGATCCGGCGTGCGCTGATCGGCTCGGGGGTACGATCGAGCTTGCGGTTGCCGATGGTGCTTCCGCTGGAGGCGATGGTCCAGCCGTTCGGGGTCAGGGCGTGCACCTCGTAGCGCTCGACATGCTGCCCCTCGGCAATGGCCTCGCGCAGCTCCACCACATTGAACTCCACGGGGGTGGCGAAATCCAGCTCGACGTAGCCCGAGCGCGCGCTTCCTCCGGGGCTCCAGTAGGTATCCGGGTCACCGTCGAGGACCCGCGACGCTCCCGTTCCCCGGTTCGCCGAGGCGCGAGCCCCGCGCGCGAGATCCCGGGCAAAGACCTGCTCCCGCAGCTCGTGGAATTCCCGCAGCCGCTGCACGTCCGTCTCATGGAACAGACCGTCGCTGGTCGGCGGAACGTTCAGCAGCAGGTTGGCGTTCCTTCCCACGGACATGAAGTACAGCTCGAGCAGGTTCTCGGCGGTGCGCACCTCGGTGTCCTGCTCCGGATGCCAGAACCACCCCGGCCGAATCGACACGTCCGCCTCGCCGGGGCGCCAGACAGTGCCGTGGGGGTGTCCGTGCTGAAGGGCATGGATGATCTCCGGCCCCGACATTCCCGGATATGGCACGACTGTCGGATCGACTGTCGACCAGTTGGGGTCTCCGGCAATGCCTCGCTCATTCCCGATCCAGCGGATGTCCGGCCCGGCGTCCGAAAACATGATCGCGTCCGGCTGGAGCGTGCGGACGGTCTGATGAAAGCGCGGCCAGTCGTACTCCTGCCGACGTCCGTTCGGGCCTTCCCCGTTCGCCCCGTCGAACCACACCTCCGCGATCGGTCCGTACCAGGTGAGCAGCTCGGTGAGCTGGCGTACATAGAAGTCGTTGTACGCCGGGGAGTCCCCGTACATGGGCGCGTTGCGGTCCCAGGGAGAGAGGTAGAGACCTACCTTCAGGCCCTCGGCTCGCGCGGCGTCGACGAACTCGCGGACGACGTCGCCCTGGCCATCACGCCAAGGGCTGCTCGCGACCGAATGTCTCGTCGTCTCGGTTGGCCAGAGGCAGTAGCCGTCGTGGTGTTTGGCGGTCAGGATGATCAGCTTGAAGCCACCGTCGCGCGCGGCGCGAGCCCACTGGCGGGCATCGAGTCTGGCCGGGTTGAAGAGGGCCGGGTCTTCCTTCCCGTCGCCCCACTCACGGTTGGTGAAGGTGTTGATGCCGAAGTGGACGAACATGGTCAGCTCGTCCCGCTGCCACGCGAGCTGCGCGGGCGACGGGACGGGACGCGCAGCGGCGATCCCGGTCAGCGCCGGGCCGAGCGCGCGCGCCAGGCCTGGGTTCGTGGCCGCCGCTCCGAGCGCCAGCCCGCTGGCCCGCAGAAAGGTGCGCCGATCGATCCGCTGCCGAGACGCGTGGACGGGGCGACCGTTCATGCCGACGTGCTCGACTCCATCTTGCCAGGATCGATGATCCCCAGCGGCGGACGCGTGCGCCAGCCACCGCGGGTGAAGTCGGGGAAGTCTACCGCGGCGCTACGATTGGTGATGGAGCGCTCGCTCAGGTCGACAATCGCGCTCCAGGCGGCGCCGTCGTACACGTCCATATCGGTGGGCTCGCCGTTCAGAAGGCACTGCACCAGCCGGTAGTCCTCGATGTAATCCATGCCGCCGTGGCCGGCGCCCGCCGATGCCGCCTCCAGCGCACGCCAGATCGGATGGTCGAACTCCGCACGATACTGGTTGAAGTCCTCCCAGGCGTCGTCCTCCGACCTTCCCTCCAGGTAGATCAGCGGCTCGGGGTACTTACGCACCAATCCACGCGTCCCCTGCAGCAGGATGTTCCGGCTGTATGGACGGGGCGAGTTGGTGTTGTGTGTGATCAGGATCGTCTGGCCCGCGACCGTCCTGATCAGGGTATTGATCACGTCGCCCTGCGCGTACTTCTGCTTCGCCTCAGGGCTGTCCGGACCGATGTGCTCCGCGGCCCAGAGGTTCAGACCGCGACCGGGGCTCGCCATCGAGACGAGGTACTCGAACTGGTTCCCCCGGTTGATGTTCATCCACTGCGCGACCGGTCCGACGCCATGGGTGGGGTAGAGGTCCGCGTTGCGGGTGATGGAGTGCTTCACCCGCCAGCGGTTCACATAGTAGTCCGTCAGCTTCAAGCTGCGCAGGTCGTGGAGGTACCCGCACTCGGCGTGGAGCAGATCACCGAACTGGTTCTGCCGGACCATGTTGAGAATCATCATCTCGGCCCGGTCGTAGCAGCAGTTTTCCATCATGACGCAGTGCCGCTGCGTCTGCTCCGCCGTCTCGACGAGCTCCCAGCATTCGTCGATGGTGGGAGCCATGGGGACCTCGGTCGCGGCGTGCTTCCCCGCCCGCATGGCAGCGAGCAGCACCGGGGCATGGAGCTCCCAGGGGGTCGCGGTGAAGACGAGATCGACGTTGGGTAGATCGCAGAGTCGCAGATAGTCCTCCGGCCCTCCGGCAAAACCCTGCGGCTGCGGCTGCCCTGCATCGGTGACCAGCTTCCGCGCGCGCTCCATGTGCTCGGGAAGCAGGTCGCAGATCGCGGTCACCTCGACGTTGGGGATGCGCAGGAAATTCCGGACGTGGCTGGTGCCCTGGTGGCCGACGCCAACAAAGCCGACGCGAACCTTCTCCAGCGGTTCGGCGGCGAACAGGCCGGTGGGCGCGGGGCGGCGGCTCGCCTGCGCGGCGAGGCGGTCGGAAGTCAGTGCGTATCCGGCGCCGAGCCCTGCAGCGGCGGCGCGCAGGAACTTTCGACGGTCGTAGCGATCTGCCATGGGTATACTCCGGGAAGGGGCCTAGGAGCAGGGAGTTTAGCCGCGCGCCAGGGGAGGAGCAAGGTGAAACTGGTCCACGGCGGCGCCGGCTGTCGCACGCGTCACATATACCTTGGGAACCAGTCCCGTGCGCTGGCGATAGGCCTCGACAACGGTCTCGGTAAATTCCTCGGTCGAGTCGCGACGCACGAGGGCGACCGCGCATCCCCCGAAGCCGGCGCCGGTCATACGGGCGCCGAAACAGGCGGGGTGTGCGGAAGCAATCTCCACCATGGTGTCGAGGGCTTCGCTCGAGACCTGGAAGTCGTCGCGCAGGCTGCGGTGGCTCTCGGCCATCAGGGCGCCGAGCCGCTGAGCATCACCTGCGCGCATGGCTTCGGCCGCGGCTTCAGTCCGGGCATTTTCAAGAACGACGTGGCGGGCGCGGCGGGCGGCGACCGGGTCGAGTCCCGCCACCCCCTCTTCGAAGCGCTCAGGGGTGAGATCGCGCAGGGCCTTCACACCGAAATGCTCGGCGGCGAGCTCACATTGGGTGCGCCGTTCGTTGTACGCCGAGCCGCTGAGCTCCCGTCGGGTGGAGGTATCGAGGATCACCACCAGTGCCTCCTCGGGAAGCGGCACCGCGGTGGTGTCCAGCGTTCTGCAGTCGATCAGCACCGCGTGGCCCTCCTGTCCCACCGCGGAGATCATCTGGTCCATGATCCCGCACTGCACCCCCACCCAGGCGTTCTCGGCGCGCTGGCAGAGTCTGGCCATCTCCTTGGCGTCCCAGGGCGCCCCGGCCGCGGCGGTGATCGCCCGCGCGGTGGCGAGCTCGACCGCCGCGCTGGAGGAGAGCCCCGCGCCGATCGGCACGTCTCCGCCCAGCACACCGTCCCATCCGGCGACAGGACGGCCTGCGTCTGCCAGCGCCCACGCGGTTCCCTTGAGATACTCGATCCAACCCCCGTCCCCGCGCTCGGGGGCGGCGGCGTCGAAGCTGCGCACGCGCTCGTAGTCGAGCGACTGGACCGAGATCACCGTATCCTCACGCGGCCTGAGCGCGATCCATACCGCCGGCTCGATCGCCATCGGCAGGACGAAGCCGTCGTTATAGTCGGTGTGCTCCCCGATGAGGTTCACCCGGCCGGGCGCTCGCACGACCAGTGACGGCTCCTCGTTCCACTTAGCCCGGAAGGCGTCGATGACCCGCGCGCGCACCGTCGGGGCCGCTTCATTCATACGATCCCTCAAAACTCCCGCCCTCTCCGCCGGCAGGCGCGCCGGCCTCAATCATCGATGTACGGTTGTGGACTCAGGTACTTCGCGTAGCCGCGCGGCCGCGGCCTCGGGGGTGAGGTCGCGCTGCGGCTCCGCCATCATCTCGTATCCGACCATGAACTTGCGCACCGTGGCGGAGCGCAGCAGCGGAGGATAGAAGTGAAAGTGTAGGTGCCATTCGGGATGATCCTTGCCGTCCGTCGGGGCCTGGTGGACTCCGGCGGAATAGGGGAAGGTCGTCCCGAACAGGTTGTCATAGCGGCTGGTGAGCCGCTTCAGGGCCACCGCCAGGTCGTCGCGCTCATTCGCCTCCATCTCCAAGAGGCTGGCCATTCGTCGTCGCGGTAGAACGATCGTCTCGAACGGCCAGATCGCCCAGTAGGGTACGATCACGAGCACCGACCCCTGTTCGAAGACGATCCGCTCCTCGCGCCGTAGCTCGAGCGCGGCGTAGTCCGCGAGCAGGGAGCGCCCGGTAAGCTCGTGGTACTCCAGCAACCGCGCCCCCTCCTTCGCCAGCTCCAGCGGAATCGACCGTTGCGCCCAGATCTGGCCGTGGGGGTGCGGATTGCTACACCCCATCATGGTACCTCGGTTCTCGAAGACCTGCACGGAGGCAATGTCGCCGCGCGCTCCCAGCGTCTCGTACTGGTCGGCCCAGAGATCGACGAGGCGGCGGAGCGCGGAGGGCTCCATCCCCGCCAGCGTGAGGTCGTGGCGGGGAGAGAAGCACACCACCCGACAGATGCCGCTCTCGGCGCGCGCAACCAGCAGCCCCTCCTCGTCG belongs to Longimicrobiaceae bacterium and includes:
- a CDS encoding TonB-dependent receptor plug domain-containing protein; this translates as MRTHAAPGRIYLIPLLAVVTLAACSTSRRARDIGPREQVTIGYDRVDSEDVTGSVASLTAEEIETMRVTRVEELIRDRMPGVLVTRMPNGDYSFRIRGTRSLIGSNEPLLVIDGMPINPSVMHAALANLSPGNIARIDVLKDAGSTGAYGARGANGVILITTTAYNQR
- a CDS encoding diadenylate cyclase; translated protein: MDAFFRDLTRAVQLADIADILLVAAFFFVGITWLRRSSSGSAARRIMALCGLLAIVYLLADIVHLYLFRQLLQLVSIGFLIAAVVVFQSDIRRLLDRLGAWGDTQRQESQAGGTTVDTLIEVANRLAEDHVGAIIALKGRDSWDPHIQGGIELDGLVSRPLLESIFQPESAGHDGAVLLEGDRVVRFAAHLPLASQIPEVSRYGGTRHAAALGLANETDAFVLVISEERGTISVAQDGTLTEMESLSELSQRLIHFWNEHYTEGGDGRPEWRSRTTLETAAMSVGFAVLTWLLFSFSADTVSRTFAVPIEFRNLPPEWALVSDTVPTAMVTLSGSEQAFGRLDRGELVISFDLSQPDSGTNVLPITAENLTLPSGLELVQVRPSEIRVEAQPQMAIDVPIQVRTRQALADTLQLTTEPRTVTVLLAEDVTPPTAIPTEPIDLGRLLRVGTTTASLSLPAGVRLAPDEEGEVAVVLRRRGVRSSR
- a CDS encoding galactokinase family protein, whose product is MALCARALLRRGHPPKTPAKVFLVPGRIEVLGKHTDYAGGRSLLAAVERGFTLVSTERDQPRVWVEALDLRDAVDFEIRPDLQPGIGWTNYPMTTVRRLARNFSELRRGVDVALSSDLPPASGMSSSSALIIGIFLCLAAANRLQDRPLFREAITDLDALASYLAAVESGQGFGRLAGDSGVGTHGGSEDHTAILQARERTLLQYRFVPAARERTLPMLSGYRFALAASGVQAEKTGAMREHYNRASALARALRDLWIRSGGAPAVSLAAALRSSPDAADRLRALLQSPERLGFPPRDLAARLDHFVLESEVLIPAAANALAEGRLDRFGELVDESQRAAETLLGNQIPETVELARAARRLGAVAASAFGAGYGGSVWALVPETEVERFLSEWRSAYAADFPGRAGKAVFFSSDAGPAARRVA
- a CDS encoding nucleotidyltransferase family protein — protein: MSEGQATRAVVLARGLGTRMRRNDDSARLDAEQAAVAATGLKAMIPVGRPFLDFVLSGLADAGFSDACLVVGPEHDVVRERYGGPDAPRRINVHFAVQERPLGTADAVLAASGFVDGNPFVVLNSDNYYPVEALVALRRQGAPSLLGFERESLIRDGNIGPERILSFALLQTAPDGTLTKVVEKPDPEIARELGPGALVSMNCWCFTPEIFEACRAIPVSERGELEIPRAVQYAIDHMGMKFVVVPASGGVLDLSSRADIAAVKERLSEVEVRL
- a CDS encoding sodium:solute symporter family protein; its protein translation is MHLAPIDWAIIILSIAISFVPAILLARRAGSSTAEFFTSGQAAPWWLIGVSMVATTFSTDTPNLVTNLVRESGVAGNWAWWAFLLTGMATVFFYARLWRRSRVLTDLEFYEIRYSGRAATFVRGFRAVYLGLFFNCVIMASVNLAAAKIAAVLLGWPIGKTLTYCVIISIAFAAISGLWGVMVTDLIQFVVAMTGAIAAAVFALRQPQVGGLSGLLERVPAQTLHLLPDFGDWSLTLTLLVIPLTVQWWSVWYPGAEPGGGSYIAQRMLAARSERDALSGTLFFNAAHYALRPWPWILVALASILVFPTLDDIAAAFPYVDRSLIGHDMAYPAMLTFLPAGLLGLMIAGMLAAYVSTISTHLNWGTSYLVHDLYRRFIRPDATERHYVFVGRVVTGLLMLVAAGVTLVLDSARQAFELLMSIGAGTGLIYLLRWYWWRINAWTEVAAMASSFVVSVGFFIAAQRGGTIPAHVSLLVTVAVTTAIWVVTTYLTRPSSEETLIEFYRLVRPGGPGWRPIAERAGPVTAGDSLPQALLGWVLGCTAIYGALFGSGSFLYGEIAQGMVWLVLFVISVGGLMRILPRMSPGVRSGGSEEAEPVEVGRG
- a CDS encoding alpha-L-fucosidase — its product is MNGRPVHASRQRIDRRTFLRASGLALGAAATNPGLARALGPALTGIAAARPVPSPAQLAWQRDELTMFVHFGINTFTNREWGDGKEDPALFNPARLDARQWARAARDGGFKLIILTAKHHDGYCLWPTETTRHSVASSPWRDGQGDVVREFVDAARAEGLKVGLYLSPWDRNAPMYGDSPAYNDFYVRQLTELLTWYGPIAEVWFDGANGEGPNGRRQEYDWPRFHQTVRTLQPDAIMFSDAGPDIRWIGNERGIAGDPNWSTVDPTVVPYPGMSGPEIIHALQHGHPHGTVWRPGEADVSIRPGWFWHPEQDTEVRTAENLLELYFMSVGRNANLLLNVPPTSDGLFHETDVQRLREFHELREQVFARDLARGARASANRGTGASRVLDGDPDTYWSPGGSARSGYVELDFATPVEFNVVELREAIAEGQHVERYEVHALTPNGWTIASSGSTIGNRKLDRTPEPISARRIRLSIESALDVPRISTIGLYRQAVL
- a CDS encoding Gfo/Idh/MocA family oxidoreductase; amino-acid sequence: MADRYDRRKFLRAAAAGLGAGYALTSDRLAAQASRRPAPTGLFAAEPLEKVRVGFVGVGHQGTSHVRNFLRIPNVEVTAICDLLPEHMERARKLVTDAGQPQPQGFAGGPEDYLRLCDLPNVDLVFTATPWELHAPVLLAAMRAGKHAATEVPMAPTIDECWELVETAEQTQRHCVMMENCCYDRAEMMILNMVRQNQFGDLLHAECGYLHDLRSLKLTDYYVNRWRVKHSITRNADLYPTHGVGPVAQWMNINRGNQFEYLVSMASPGRGLNLWAAEHIGPDSPEAKQKYAQGDVINTLIRTVAGQTILITHNTNSPRPYSRNILLQGTRGLVRKYPEPLIYLEGRSEDDAWEDFNQYRAEFDHPIWRALEAASAGAGHGGMDYIEDYRLVQCLLNGEPTDMDVYDGAAWSAIVDLSERSITNRSAAVDFPDFTRGGWRTRPPLGIIDPGKMESSTSA